In a single window of the Peptococcaceae bacterium 1198_IL3148 genome:
- a CDS encoding TIGR02677 family protein produces MDEQLLKPILEVTYLQANNAWRYRAILRYFYLQHEQLRYYLFAEEVLDYLKQYPHFADYNEDQLQQDLSQLVAWKNIIPRQDTAKVTTIEDFKKKKFRYQCTPYTVEIERMVQGLESMGNSFGGSLERTLFDRILQTLNKLEVNYINKISNEELYTLWQDLQDNFKKMTENATDYLAHLQSEKVEELMMTEAFLAYKDALTEYLRQFMTALQRTSLKIEVALQQVPLAMIEQVALRLADYYLSIPRLDEPPSKEKLVSSYLAQWQSFKYWFLGRNGRESDLVYLQNSTNDAIRRITRFAQRLGERYHSFKSRRQDYLYLAKWFNNCTSLDEAHQLSACVFGVFHSRHLYAGVKETEDIYTEIWQQQPTALTIKPRVRTYREKTKTGAIIRHEREKQKMLAEYMKQKEAEQSLIEQMINEDHITLAELPSVDPYVRKTLLNWIGKCMTNADRTGKTETGRKFQLKLVDNQEITLRSVDGTLKMPNYIIQFID; encoded by the coding sequence ATGGATGAGCAACTTTTAAAACCGATATTAGAGGTAACTTATTTGCAGGCAAATAATGCCTGGCGCTATCGGGCAATACTGCGCTATTTTTACCTGCAGCATGAGCAATTGCGCTATTATTTATTTGCTGAAGAAGTGCTGGATTATTTAAAACAGTATCCACACTTTGCAGATTATAATGAGGATCAGTTGCAACAAGATTTAAGTCAATTGGTTGCTTGGAAAAACATTATTCCTCGTCAGGATACTGCTAAAGTAACCACTATTGAAGATTTTAAAAAGAAAAAGTTTCGTTACCAATGTACCCCTTACACCGTGGAAATAGAACGGATGGTTCAAGGGTTAGAGAGTATGGGCAACTCCTTTGGCGGTTCGTTGGAAAGGACACTGTTTGATCGGATATTACAAACTCTCAATAAATTAGAAGTAAACTACATAAATAAAATATCTAACGAAGAGCTGTATACGTTATGGCAAGATCTACAAGATAATTTTAAGAAAATGACCGAAAATGCTACCGATTATTTGGCTCATTTGCAGAGTGAAAAAGTTGAAGAATTGATGATGACCGAGGCTTTTTTAGCTTATAAAGATGCACTAACAGAATATCTGCGTCAATTTATGACAGCACTCCAACGCACCTCTTTAAAAATAGAAGTGGCCTTACAGCAAGTGCCATTAGCCATGATAGAACAGGTAGCGTTGCGTTTAGCTGATTATTATTTGAGCATTCCGCGATTGGACGAACCTCCCAGTAAAGAAAAGCTTGTGAGCAGTTACCTGGCCCAGTGGCAAAGCTTTAAATATTGGTTTTTAGGTCGCAACGGTAGGGAAAGTGATTTGGTTTATTTGCAAAATAGTACTAACGATGCCATCCGTCGCATAACTCGGTTTGCCCAACGTTTAGGAGAGCGGTATCACAGTTTTAAAAGCCGTCGTCAAGATTATTTGTATTTAGCAAAATGGTTTAATAATTGCACCAGCTTAGATGAGGCTCATCAGTTATCTGCCTGCGTATTTGGCGTTTTTCATAGCCGTCATCTCTATGCCGGGGTAAAAGAAACAGAGGATATATACACAGAAATATGGCAGCAACAACCCACCGCATTAACAATTAAACCCCGGGTTAGAACATACCGAGAGAAAACTAAAACCGGTGCTATTATACGTCATGAACGGGAAAAACAAAAAATGCTCGCAGAATACATGAAACAAAAAGAGGCCGAGCAAAGTTTAATTGAACAGATGATTAATGAAGATCACATTACTTTGGCAGAACTGCCGTCTGTAGACCCTTATGTAAGAAAAACATTGCTCAATTGGATTGGCAAATGTATGACCAATGCAGACCGCACTGGCAAGACCGAAACCGGCCGTAAATTTCAGCTAAAACTGGTAGACAATCAAGAAATTACTTTAAGGTCAGTTGATGGTACATTAAAGATGCCAAACTACATCATTCAATTTATAGATTAA
- a CDS encoding TIGR02678 family protein, whose protein sequence is MRIDKRSHKFDDTAKEAAENLLEQFWIIRDKEPDKYQMVREREQVLRTYFLEKMGFRLILHRYFAKLEKIPAEPESWMGLQSFKHTRDYVLFCCLLAYLEGKTVDEQFLLSDLCEDLQGLYPEAESLDWTHYEHRKSLVRVLQFAAEIDIIKMVDGDINGFNYAENSEVLYEVPLLARYFMRSFPKDLLQFKTKEQILQAEWLGNEENIGAIRRHRVYRQLFLSPVIYSKNPDDADFLYLRNYRHRIREDIEKHTDYQFELYKNTALLTLNERKVRFELFPDNRAIADIALQFAALSREFQQLKELPLQPDGSIYLTPVEYQNWVVLLKERYGAGWSKQYRENNIESTASELLDLLVEWKMAMVDVETGVIYLQPLLVRTVGHYPKDFKPNTSKEGVNSEGE, encoded by the coding sequence TTGAGAATCGATAAACGTAGTCACAAATTTGATGATACTGCCAAAGAAGCGGCAGAAAATTTGCTGGAGCAGTTTTGGATTATTAGAGATAAAGAACCAGATAAATATCAAATGGTGCGAGAACGGGAACAGGTTTTACGTACTTACTTTTTAGAAAAAATGGGTTTTCGCCTGATACTACACCGATACTTTGCTAAACTAGAAAAAATCCCGGCAGAACCGGAATCTTGGATGGGATTGCAAAGCTTTAAGCACACAAGGGATTATGTGTTGTTTTGCTGCTTGTTGGCTTATTTGGAGGGTAAAACGGTGGACGAACAATTTTTGCTCTCTGATTTATGTGAAGATCTTCAAGGGTTGTATCCTGAGGCAGAAAGTTTGGATTGGACCCATTACGAACATAGAAAATCACTGGTGCGGGTGCTGCAGTTTGCCGCGGAAATTGACATCATTAAAATGGTGGACGGTGACATTAATGGTTTCAACTATGCCGAAAACAGCGAGGTGCTTTATGAAGTACCGCTATTAGCTCGCTATTTTATGCGCTCCTTTCCTAAAGATTTATTGCAATTTAAAACCAAAGAGCAAATACTGCAGGCAGAGTGGTTGGGTAATGAGGAAAATATCGGCGCTATCCGCCGACACCGGGTTTATCGGCAACTATTTTTGTCACCGGTGATATATAGTAAAAATCCTGACGATGCTGATTTCCTCTATCTGCGCAATTACCGCCACCGCATTAGAGAAGATATTGAAAAGCACACTGACTATCAGTTTGAACTATATAAGAATACTGCATTATTAACGCTAAATGAACGCAAAGTGCGGTTTGAGTTATTTCCAGACAACCGGGCGATAGCTGATATAGCGCTACAATTTGCTGCTCTATCTAGAGAGTTTCAGCAGCTAAAGGAATTACCGCTACAACCAGATGGCAGCATTTACTTAACACCGGTGGAGTATCAAAACTGGGTGGTGCTGTTAAAAGAACGCTATGGTGCGGGATGGAGTAAGCAGTACCGCGAAAACAACATTGAGTCCACAGCATCTGAATTGCTGGACTTACTGGTGGAATGGAAGATGGCCATGGTGGATGTTGAAACCGGCGTGATTTATTTGCAACCACTGTTGGTGAGAACGGTGGGCCATTACCCTAAGGATTTTAAACCCAATACATCAAAAGAAGGTGTTAATAGTGAAGGAGAATAG